DNA from Mucilaginibacter mallensis:
CTATTTCAGGTATCGAAGTGAAAGAATCGCCTAAATGGTTAAAAGAGCGTTTGGCCGTTATTGGTGTGCGTTCAATCAACAATGTGGTTGATGTTACCAATTATGTTTTGCATGATCTGGGTCAGCCGTTGCATGCCTTTGATGCTGATCAGATAAAAGGCAACAAAGTGATCGTTAAAAATTGCGCTGAAGGGACATTATTCATCACACTGGATGATGTGGAGCGCAAGCTAAGTGCCGATGACCTGATGATATGCGATGCGGAAGAACCGATGTGTATCGCGGGTGTTTTCGGCGGGGCTAAATCAGGCGTTAGCGCATCTACCCAAAATATATTTTTAGAGAGCGCTTACTTTAATTCAGTGTCGGTTCGTAAAACTGCTAAAAGGCATGGTTTGAAGACTGATTCATCGTTCAGGTTTGAGCGTGGCACAGATCCAAATATGACGGTGTTTGCGTTGAAGCGAGCTGCCTTGTTAATTCAGGAAGTTGCCGGCGGAACGATATCATCAGATATTTTTGATAACTACCCTGCACCGGTTGCGCCATTTAAGGTTGATGTAACTTACAGCAATATTTTAAGGCTGATAGGGCAGGTGATCCCTTATGATGAAATAAAAAGCATTATAACTGCACTGGATATTAAGATTGTTGAAGAAAGCGGTGAAGGCCTGTCATTAGAAGTGCCGCCTTATCGTGTGGATGTAACCCGTGATGTGGATGTTATTGAAGAGATACTGCGTATTTATGGCTATAACAATATCCATATCCCAACGCAGATAAGAGCTTCATTAAACACTTCCATCAGGCCGGATAGGGATGCAGTACAAAACCAGCTGGCTGATCTGTTAACGGCTAATGGTTTTCATGAGATCATGTCGAACTCATTAACCAAATCTGCCTATTCAAGTGATCTGGATTCGGCGGTTAAGATACTGAACCCATTGAGCAGCGATCTGGATGTTATGCGCCAAACTATGCTGTACTCGGGGTTGGAGGCTATCGCCCGTAATCAAAACAGGAGGGCGCCTGATTTAAAGTTGTACGAATTTGGCAAGGTGTATAGTGTTAATGAAGACAAATATGTGGAAACACAACGTTTCGCTATTTTTATTACCGGTGCTGATACTGCGGAAGCCTGGAATGAAAAAGCAAAGCCCGTTAGTTTTTATAATTTGAAAGCTGTTGTTGATGGCATCATCACCAAACTGAACGTTAAGGATTTTACAGTTGAGGATGCTACCTGCAAAAAGATGGCTTACGGACTGCAATATATGCGCGGCAACAAGCAACTGGTTAAGTTTGGCCAGGTAGCAAAAACATCGCTAAAACTGGCTGATGTGGATAAAGATGTGTTTTATGCCGATTTTAATTTCGACCTGGTATTGGCACTTGCCCGTAAGAACAAGATAGTGTACCAGGAGATCTCAAAATTCCCGGCGGTAAGGCGCGATCTTTCTATGCTGATCGATAAGAATGTATCCTTCGGAGCGCTGAAACAGATCGCCCAAAAAACTGAACGTAAGCTGCTGAAAGAGGTAAATGTGTTTGATGTGTATGAGGGTGACAAATTACCTGCGGGTAAAAAGTCATACGCGCTGAGCTTTATAATTGAGGATATAGAAAAAACGCTTACGGATAAAGCGATAGATAGCATAATGCAAAAATTAATTTATAATTTAGAAAAAGAAGCAGGAGCGGAGATCAGGAAATAGTGATTGGAGGTTAGTGATTAGAGATTAGTCCTGAATAAGGAATAATATTTTAGTCATTACCTCAAAAAAACTAATCTCTAATCTCCAGCCTCTAATCACTAAAAAAATGTCACAAGTAGCCGAACAATTAGATAAGGTAATTGACAAAACATTGCGTTTGGTTGAGCTGTGTGCGGCTTTACAGGAGGAGAATGACCTGCTGAAACTGGAGAACGACGCACTGAATGTGGCGCTGGATGCAAGCAAAAACAAGACTAAAGAACTGGATGAAAAGCTTCGTGTATTGAAAGTGGCAAAATCTTTTTCAGAAACAAATGAAAAAAGTGTTGACATTAAGCAAAAAATTAACGAATTTGTGCAGGAAATAGATAAGTGCATTGTGTTATTGAAAAAGTAATACAAAAAGTGAAAAGCTCAAATGGGAGAAATCTCTATAAAAATAAATATTGCTGACAGAGTTTACCCCTTAAAGGTGAACATGGAGGAAGAAGAAATAATACGTAGGGCAGCTAAGCTGATTAACGACCGTGTAAAGGAATATCAGGAAAATTACGCGGTTAAGGATAAACAGGATCTGCTTTCAATGTGCGTGCTGCATTATGCAACATCATCATTAAAAGCGGAGAAGAGAGTTACAGTTGAAGATACTGATGTAGCCGAAAAAGTTTACCAGTTAGATCATTTACTAACCGAATTTTTCTCAAAGTAATAAACGTTCTTTGCATATAAATCAGAGCATTTAAGATTTAACCGCAGTTAAATTTTAGGTTTCACTATTAAAAACTTAACGCTTCAATATTCAGCGGATCAAGGAGGCATGCGTTAATCGTAGATTTTACGGTAACCCATGATCCCAATATCTGTATCGAAGTTTTTCAATACATGACACTTAAAAATTAGTTGCGGTTTTTTTATTTATTATAAACTTAAAAAATGGATTCATCATTATATGTCATTATCGGCCTCCTGATCGGGGTCGGATTAGGCATTATTATTGGCCGTTTCCTGCTTCGTAAGCTTTTCAAAGCGCAGGAGAATTCGGCCCAAAACAAAGCAAAACTGATATTAAAGGACGCTGAAAATAACGCGGAAATTCTGAAAAAGAATAAATTACTGGAAGCTAAAGAGCGCTTTTTACAAATGAAAGCCGAGCATGAGCAGGAAGTAAACGCCAAAAACAATAGCCTTAATCAACGCGAAAACAGCTTTAAACAAAAAGAGCAATCGGTAAATCAACGCCTGGAAAATTTAACCCGTAAGGAAAACGAGATTGACGGTGTGCGCAAAAACCTGGAAAAGCAAACTGAAATAGTTACCAAAAAGCAGGAAGATGTTGATTCATTAAAGAACCAGCATGTGCAGCAGTTGGAAACTATTGCTGGCCTGTCGGCAGATGAAGCGCGTACCCAGTTAATTGAAAACCTTAAGGATGATGCCCGTAGCAAAGCGATGGCACAGATAAAGGATATTGTTGACGAAGCTAAACTTACTGCTACCAAGGAAGCTAAAAAGATAGTTATACAAACCATACAACGTACCGCTACCGAAAGCGCTATTGAAAACACCGTATCGATATTTAATATCGAGAATGATGAGATCAAGGGCCGCATTATCGGTCGTGAGGGTAGGAATATCCGTGCGCTTGAAGCTGCTACCGGTATCGAGATCATTGTTGATGATACCCCGGAAGCTATCATACTTTCAGGCTTCGACCCGGTTAGGCGCGAAATTGCAAGGCTTGCCATGCACCGTTTGGTAACAGACGGCCGTATACATCCTGCTCGTATTGAGGAAGTGGTTGCCAAAACCAAAAAGCAGATTGAAGAAGAGATAGTTGAAATAGGCGAACGTACAGTAATAGATTTAGGCATAAACGGCCTGCATCCTGAGTTGATCCGTATGGTTGGCCGTATGCGTTACCGTTCATCATACGGGCAAAACCTGTTGCAGCACTCGCGCGAGGTAGCCAATTTCTGCGCTACTATGGCGGCTGAATTAGGCTTAAACGTTAAGCTTGCTAAGCGTGCCGGTTTACTGCATGATATTGGTAAGGTGCCTGATGATAACCCTGAATTGCCACACGCGATATTAGGTATGCAGCTGGCCGAAAAATATAAAGAACATCCGGAAGTGTGCAACGCTATCGGCGCTCACCACGACGAGATCGAGATGACTTCCATGCTATCACCAATTATACAGGTTTGTGACGCCATATCAGGCGCAAGGCCGGGTGCAAGGCGCGAGGTGGTTGAAAGCTACATTAAACGCTTAAAAGAGCTTGAGGAGCTTGCTTTGTCGTACCCAGGTGTTGAAAAAACATTTGCTATACAAGCAGGCCGTGAGCTGCGTGTAGTGGTTGAAAGCGAAAAGATAAGCGATGCTGAATCAGAAATACTGGCGGCAGATATATCAAACCGTATACAAACTGAAATGACCTATCCGGGACAAATTAAAGTTACTGTAATAAGGGAAACCAGGTCGGTAGCGTTTGCTAAGTAACGCACTTAATTACCTATTGTCATCTCGAACGTTAGCGAGAGATCTTCTTCACCATACATATTCGCTATGGTTATTCAAGAAGATTTCTCACTAACGTTCGAAATGACATTTTTTTTAGAATATAATTGTGGCAAAAAATAAGAAACCAACCCCAACAAAATCTCCAGTCCCCGTTAAACCTGGTAGCCTGGAGTTTTATTTTGATAAGTATGCCGCTGCGCACCAGGAGCCACTCAACAAAGTCCTTCATGTTATTGCTATTCCATTGCTCATGTTTAGCATATTTGGATTGGTGTGGGCTATACCATTCCCATATCTGAAATTTTTAGGAAAGTACAATGAGGACTTTAACTGGTCTTCGTTTTTAATAGCTGCATGTATCTATTACTACCTTAAACTATCGCCGGTATTATCTTATATGGTGTTGTTTATCCTGTTAGGTTTTAGCTATATCATAATGCAACTACTCCAATGGCAAAAGTTCGGCGGCCCGGAGTTATGGCAATTTTCCGGCTTGCTGTTTATACTGGCAAGTGCATTATTATTTGCGGGTTATAAAAAGGAAGGTAAAAAACTATCATTTGAGTATCGTTACAAAAATATACTCATAGCGCCTTTGTTCTTACTGCACTTGGTGTTCAGGAGGTTTAAGATAAAGTATTAATGTTTATACAATAGGGGCAGATTGAAAAAAAACTGTCATTCTGAGCGATAGCGAAGAACCTACCCGCGTTCAATTTGCAAGCGATTACCTGTTGCTTGTATAATAGATGCTTCGTACCTCAGCACGACAAAGGAGAATTAGGAGTGTAACTTACCCTAAAATCAAATTATTCACTTTTTCAGTTAACTCTTCCAACCCAAATGGCTTGGCAATAACATCATCGCATCCCCAGGCCGATAGGTCGGTATCTTTTTGTACATAGGCGGAGCAGATAATAACGGGGATATGCCCCACATCCGGGTGGGTTTTTAATAGCTGGCAAATTTCCTGTCCATTTTTACCGGTGAGGTGGTAATCGAGTATGATCAGATCGGGTTGATATTCCTGCGTTATGTTAATAATAGTAGTACTATCAAGCGTTACCTTAACTTCAAACTGCTGGTACAGCAGTGCTTCGTGAATAATATCAAGTATATCCTGGTTATCATCTAGTACTAATATTCGCTTGCGCATAGGTTAATTATTAAAAGGTTTAGTAGATATTTATACCATAAAGCAATTTTGTTACAGATTTTGTTGTGTTTTGACTGATTAAAGAGCTGTTGGTTTAAAAAGGAATTGTAAAAAAGTGAAACCTTTTTAATCTGATTTAATAATATGTTAACGGATTGGGGATTAAAATCTTATTCCGCCGGCAACTATTCCGCCTGTTTATGACATAATAGTTGCACAAATCAGGATGAGTAAGGTAGGTTTTGTGTTTGATGTATGTGTTTTACTATTGTTAAATTATTATTGCCAGTGATTTAAAAATCATGATACAGATCGCGGAAAGTGCTTCTTAAACCAAAAGTAAGCATGGTTGTTTTTGCTGAGCCAAGGTTATTCTTTTGATCACGGAAAAGCGCACCGGCTTCAATACGCAAGTTATATTTAGGGTTAATGAGGTATGATACCAAACCTTCGCCATAATACAATTTTGTAGACAGGCCTTGCCCGGTGCTGCCGGTTTGCACAACAGCAGGGAATGCCAGTGTTACATCATTGCCGTAATTTATGCCGTTAGCGCCAAGTCCGTATGAGGCATAATTCACCTGCCCCTGGAAATCAAACTTACCTATGGAGTAGCTTAATATGCCTATCAGCTCCTTGAAATTTGAACCCAGCGGATCGCCCAAAGACTGGCCGTAATCAGTATAATTACTAATAACCTGTGGAGATGAGTAGGTATAAGGTTTAACGGTATTAAACTCAAACAGGTAATTAAAGTTAGTAACCTTAAACAGGTCGGCACCGCGGATACCTATTTGGTAACCACCAGTGTTCTTTGGCGCATCCGTTTCATTAAAGCGATCAAGCAGTAATTGAGCATATACAGCGGTTTTGTCAAATATTTTGTACTTGCTTGTAAAACCCATCAGTACATTGTCGCTATACGGTGTTTTAGGGCCAAGGGAGCTTGCAAATACCAGCGGGTTTATATAATTAACATCAAACCCATGTCTTTCACCCTTATCGTTTGCTTCTGCGGCTATAAGCGCGTTAAAGAAACCTAATGAGAAACGGTTGGTTACGCTCCAGTCTAAATAATGAAACATGGCCCATTTACGGCGGTTATTACCAAAGTCGTCATATTTAGGAGCATAAAGATCTTCCATATTGGTCCACATCATCATATACTGCACATGCCCAACAGTGGCAGTAGCGCGTAATAACGGATAAGTTGCCGCATTGTCAGATAATAATAATGATCGATAGCCATCACCAATAAAAGTTTTATCCTGTCCCAATGTAATGTTCAATTCTTTTATTGGTGTATATGAAATTATCGCGGTAACGTATGACCAATCGTCAGTTGTTTTAGTAGAATAATCCCTGTCATATGCCTCCCCTGGTATAAAACCTATTTTATTAATATAGTTTTGATAATAAGTAGCAAACCGGCCCTGGTCCTCATAACCGCTGGTATAAAAAGAGAATTTGTTACCAATAGTACCGCCCAGCTGGTAACCACGGGTGTTAAGATAGGTAGTTATCTTATCAGTAAAGTCACGGCCTAGTTGCAGGTCGGGAAGATAATCGGCATAAAAAGTATATTCTTTTGTTCGTTCATCAAAAAGATGTTCATTAAATAATTTTCTGTATACCCAGCTTTTGTGCGTGCTGTCAACCCCCAAATTCATGAGTGTATTGTACCTTTTATTTAAAATACTATCAATAATATAAGGTTTAAGCGCGCTATGGAATGAATTGTTAACGCTATATACTTCAGCATTGAATTTTTGGTCGAACTGATAAGAGTAGGGCAGGTATGTTGCTTGCGACCGGCTTACCTGAGTAGTAAATAGAATAATACCTGTAAGCAATAACAATTTGCGGAAATATGTGGTGTATAGTTTTTGCATGCGCAATAAGAGTAATTTTTTAAAGATAAATATTCAGATACAATTAATACAAAGGTGTGGATTAAATTAATATCCCGGGAGCAAAAATATACTTAACAATTGGTATTTAAATTAAGAAGTGATTAGAAATGCATGATAAATTGATATGCATATAAAAAAAATGTGATATTTGGCACTTATTATAGAGCGCTAAAAGTTAAATTCTGTTAAATGCAATGTTAGCAAAATTGTTTTTTTTAAATAAACCTATAAAAATTCTGATATTTACCCCTGCTTTAAAATTCTTATTAATTATACATGCAATACAAAAGAATCAATAACCTTTTAGGCTGGCTTTGCTTTGTTATAGCCTCAATTACTTATATTTTAACATTAGAGCCATCCGTAAGTTTTTGGGATTGCGGCGAATTTATATCATGTGCCTACCGTTTACAGGTTGCCCACCAACCGGGCTATCCATTGTTTGCCATGCTGGGTAAGATATTCTCCCTGCTTTCAATGGGCGATAACACTAAAGTGCCTTTCTTCACCAATATGGGTTCGGGCCTGGCGAGCGGGGCAACTATTATGTTCCTGTTTTGGTCAATAACTGCGCTGGCTAAAAAAATGCTGCTCGATAAAGATGAAGAAACAGATCAGCCACGTATCTTATTAATAATGGGTGCAGGTTTAGTAGGTGCCCTGGCATTTACTTATACTGATACCTTTTGGTTCTCGGCTGTTGAAACCATCGTTTTTGCATGGTCATCATTATGTACCGCTTTAGTTTTCTGGGCTATATTAAAATGGGATGCCCGCGCTGATGAGCCTGGCGCTGATAAATGGATAGTGATGATAGCCTACGTTATCGGCTTATCTATAGGTATACACTTATTGAATTTATTAACCATACCTGCTATAGCGCTGGTTTATTTTTTACGCAGATCAAAAAATATTACTGTTCGCAGCAGTATCGTCGCCTTTTTAATAAGCGTATTTATATTGGTATTTATCCAATACGGCATCAGGCAGTATACTATAAAGTTTGCTGCTTATTTCGATCTGTTCTTTGTTAATCATCTGGGCTTCGGTTTCGGCAGCGGTGCTATTGTATTCTTTATACTGCTATTAATTGTAATAGTTGCAGGTATAGTTTACAGCATACGCAACAAAAAACCAATTTTAAACCTGGCATTTTTGTGTATAGCATTTATTTATTTAGGCTACAGTTCTTTTGCTTATATCCCTATCAGGGCAACAGCTAACACAAATCTGGATAACACCCATCCTGATAACGCATTTACGCTGAATAGTTACCTTAACCGTGATCAATACGGCGAAACGCCGTTGCTTTACGGGCCGTATTATGATGCAAAGCCTATTGATCAAACCCAGGGCGCTAACATCTACCGTAAGGGAAAAACTCAATATGAAATTGCTGGCAAAAAGTTAACAACCATTTACGATCACAATACCATTTTGCCGCGTATATACAGTACTGATGGCCAGGATCCTCAGTTTTATAAAGAGTGGTTGCAGATACCTGACGGAAAAAGCCCTGATATTGTTGACAACTTTAAGTTCATGTTCAGCTGGCAAATGTACCAGATGTACTGGAGATACTTTTTATGGAATTTTGCCGGCCGTTATAACGATATGGACGGGCAATCGAGCATGTTTGGTATTGATGGTAACTGGACAAGCGGTATTTTCGACGGCACAAGGCATCTGCCAAAATCAATTGTTGGCGGCGATAAATCAAATCCTTTGGCCGGCATCACTTACACACCATTATATTTTCTTCCGCTTATAATTGGCTTGCTGGGAATGATATATCACTTTAACCGCCGAAGAAAAGATGCCTTAGTAGTAACATTGCTGTGGTTCTTCACCGGTTTGGCTATTGTAATATATGTTAACCAGCCAACGGTACAGCCGCGTGAGCGTGATTATTCTTACGTAGGCTCATTCTATGCCTTTGCTATCTGGATAGGTTTAGGGGTTATTGCCCTTGCCGAAATACTCCGTAAGTTTTTAACTGCGCAGGTGGCAACTATTGGTGCAACCACTGTTTGTTTGCTTGCGGGCCCTGTATTGCTGGCAAGCAAAGAATGGAAAAATCATGACAGGTCGACTAAAATGACACCGCATGATATGGCTTATAACTATCTGATATCGTGCCCGCCAAATGCTATATTGTTTACGTATGGCGATAATGATACCTACTCGTTATGGTACGACCAGGAAGTGGAGGGCATAAGGCCCGATGTGCGCATTGTGAACCTGAGCTTATTTACCGGTGACTGGTACATTAAGCAAATGACGCATAAGATGAATGAATCGGCACCGCTGCCTATCACTATGCCTTTTGAAAAGTATGAAGATGGTGTACGCGATGTGATCTATTATAACGATGCCAAAATACCTGGCTATGTTGATATAAAGGATGTATTTGATTTTATATCATCAGATGATAAACGCACCATGCTGGAATATCAAAGTGGTGAGAGTGCCAATTACCTGCCAACCAAGAAAATTAAGATGACCATCAACCCTGATGAGATTATTGCTAACGGTGTGGTACCGGCAAGTGAAAGAAACAGGCTTACAGATACCCTTAAATTTACATATACATCAAACTATGTAATGAAAGATAACCTGGCCATGTTTGATATATTGGCGCATAACGGGTGGAAAAGGCCAATATGCTTTACCGTTACTGTTGGGCCTGAAAACCTGATCGGTTTGCAGCCGTACCTATATAAAGAAGGTTTTGTATACCACCTGATACCTTTCAAGCCAGATACCGCTTCACACGATCAGATGGAAAAGGTTAATACTGATGTGATGTATAATAACGTGGTAAACAAGTTTAAATGGGGCAATTTTAAAACTGCCAAGTATCTTGACCACGAATCAACCACTATGTTTTATCCTGTAATGATGACCACTTTCCTTGATCTTACACAAAGTTTGATGCAAGCGGGCAAACTTGATTCAGCACGTAAAGTACTGGCGAAATACGATCAGGAAATGCCGGATATAAATCCGTTTATTGATGTAGTGGCCCGTAAATTTTACCTGGCACAGGCAGCCTATAATCTGCATGATATTGTAATGGGTAATAAGTTTGTAACCGGTATAGATGATTATCTGACCGATCAGCTGGATTATAATTACTACCAATTGCAAAATAATAGTACGGATCTGAGTTTGCGTGATATAAACATAAGCGTTCAGCTAATTGGTGGTATGATGGAATTTACGAAGGATAATCATCAAACGGCGCTATACAATAAACTGTCAGCACAGTTTAAAGACTATCAAGCAAAATTTGCTTCTGTTTTAAGGCAACAACAGCCACAGCAGTAGTTATACAGTTTGCAGTATACGGTGGGCAGTTTGCAGTTATTTAGCTGCATACTGCCCATTTTTGTTTTTGAGGGATTACAATATTTAAAAGCCGTGGCCTGTTGCGATTCCTTCCCCTGGGAAGGGGAGGAAGGGGTTTGTACATTAGCCTTTCAAGTGCAGAAACCCCTCCCTGCCACTTCACATCCAACCGCACCCCTCCCGTGGGGAGGGAATAAAAAAATAAAGTAAAATTGCAACCGCTAACTGCCCACCGGCAAGCTAAAATAAAAAGTAGAGCCTGCATCTTCCTGGCTTTCAACCCAGATCTTTCCCTTGTGGCGTTGTATGATCTCGCTGGCAAGGTAAAGCCCGATGCCAAAGCCTGATATGTTCTTTGCCCGCTCGTTTTCAACCCTGTAAAAACGCTGGAATAGTTTTTCCTGGTCGCGCTGTTTTATGCCGATACCGTAATCAGTTACGGCCACCTGAACACTATCGCCTATTATTTTACAGGTAACTATTATAGGGTACTCTTTTGGTGAATACTTTATAGCATTACCCAGGAAATTGCTGATCACCTGGCCTATTCTTTCCCTGTCGGCGTTAACTGCAATTGCCTCGTTGCTGTTAAAAATAATGGTATGGCTGTTATTCACCAGGTTAGTATCGGCAATTGTTTCGTTTATCAGCTTATTTATATCAAACGGTTGTAGTTTGGCAGATAACTTGCCCGCCTCAAGTCGCGAAAGATCAAGAAAGCTATAGATCAGGTCGGACATTTTATTCACCTGATTCTCCGCTTTAGCCAATGCATTGCTT
Protein-coding regions in this window:
- the pheT gene encoding phenylalanine--tRNA ligase subunit beta produces the protein MKISYNWLKEFIDTDKTPEEISTILTGTGLEVESLEKVQAVPGGLEGLVIGHVKEATFHPNSDHLNITKVDVGTGEDLQIVCGAANVAAGQKVVVAVVGAFVHPLEGEKFKINKSKIRGEISEGMICAEDEVSLGTSHDGIMVLDPSAVPGTLAKDYFKLNDDYLYEIGLTPNRADAASHLGTARDIAAFLKIAIKKPNVSAFKVDDNSSKVEVVVENEQAAPRYSGVTISGIEVKESPKWLKERLAVIGVRSINNVVDVTNYVLHDLGQPLHAFDADQIKGNKVIVKNCAEGTLFITLDDVERKLSADDLMICDAEEPMCIAGVFGGAKSGVSASTQNIFLESAYFNSVSVRKTAKRHGLKTDSSFRFERGTDPNMTVFALKRAALLIQEVAGGTISSDIFDNYPAPVAPFKVDVTYSNILRLIGQVIPYDEIKSIITALDIKIVEESGEGLSLEVPPYRVDVTRDVDVIEEILRIYGYNNIHIPTQIRASLNTSIRPDRDAVQNQLADLLTANGFHEIMSNSLTKSAYSSDLDSAVKILNPLSSDLDVMRQTMLYSGLEAIARNQNRRAPDLKLYEFGKVYSVNEDKYVETQRFAIFITGADTAEAWNEKAKPVSFYNLKAVVDGIITKLNVKDFTVEDATCKKMAYGLQYMRGNKQLVKFGQVAKTSLKLADVDKDVFYADFNFDLVLALARKNKIVYQEISKFPAVRRDLSMLIDKNVSFGALKQIAQKTERKLLKEVNVFDVYEGDKLPAGKKSYALSFIIEDIEKTLTDKAIDSIMQKLIYNLEKEAGAEIRK
- a CDS encoding cell division protein ZapA — encoded protein: MGEISIKINIADRVYPLKVNMEEEEIIRRAAKLINDRVKEYQENYAVKDKQDLLSMCVLHYATSSLKAEKRVTVEDTDVAEKVYQLDHLLTEFFSK
- the rny gene encoding ribonuclease Y, encoding MDSSLYVIIGLLIGVGLGIIIGRFLLRKLFKAQENSAQNKAKLILKDAENNAEILKKNKLLEAKERFLQMKAEHEQEVNAKNNSLNQRENSFKQKEQSVNQRLENLTRKENEIDGVRKNLEKQTEIVTKKQEDVDSLKNQHVQQLETIAGLSADEARTQLIENLKDDARSKAMAQIKDIVDEAKLTATKEAKKIVIQTIQRTATESAIENTVSIFNIENDEIKGRIIGREGRNIRALEAATGIEIIVDDTPEAIILSGFDPVRREIARLAMHRLVTDGRIHPARIEEVVAKTKKQIEEEIVEIGERTVIDLGINGLHPELIRMVGRMRYRSSYGQNLLQHSREVANFCATMAAELGLNVKLAKRAGLLHDIGKVPDDNPELPHAILGMQLAEKYKEHPEVCNAIGAHHDEIEMTSMLSPIIQVCDAISGARPGARREVVESYIKRLKELEELALSYPGVEKTFAIQAGRELRVVVESEKISDAESEILAADISNRIQTEMTYPGQIKVTVIRETRSVAFAK
- a CDS encoding Mpo1-like protein yields the protein MAKNKKPTPTKSPVPVKPGSLEFYFDKYAAAHQEPLNKVLHVIAIPLLMFSIFGLVWAIPFPYLKFLGKYNEDFNWSSFLIAACIYYYLKLSPVLSYMVLFILLGFSYIIMQLLQWQKFGGPELWQFSGLLFILASALLFAGYKKEGKKLSFEYRYKNILIAPLFLLHLVFRRFKIKY
- a CDS encoding response regulator transcription factor codes for the protein MRKRILVLDDNQDILDIIHEALLYQQFEVKVTLDSTTIINITQEYQPDLIILDYHLTGKNGQEICQLLKTHPDVGHIPVIICSAYVQKDTDLSAWGCDDVIAKPFGLEELTEKVNNLILG
- a CDS encoding gliding motility protein RemB: MQKLYTTYFRKLLLLTGIILFTTQVSRSQATYLPYSYQFDQKFNAEVYSVNNSFHSALKPYIIDSILNKRYNTLMNLGVDSTHKSWVYRKLFNEHLFDERTKEYTFYADYLPDLQLGRDFTDKITTYLNTRGYQLGGTIGNKFSFYTSGYEDQGRFATYYQNYINKIGFIPGEAYDRDYSTKTTDDWSYVTAIISYTPIKELNITLGQDKTFIGDGYRSLLLSDNAATYPLLRATATVGHVQYMMMWTNMEDLYAPKYDDFGNNRRKWAMFHYLDWSVTNRFSLGFFNALIAAEANDKGERHGFDVNYINPLVFASSLGPKTPYSDNVLMGFTSKYKIFDKTAVYAQLLLDRFNETDAPKNTGGYQIGIRGADLFKVTNFNYLFEFNTVKPYTYSSPQVISNYTDYGQSLGDPLGSNFKELIGILSYSIGKFDFQGQVNYASYGLGANGINYGNDVTLAFPAVVQTGSTGQGLSTKLYYGEGLVSYLINPKYNLRIEAGALFRDQKNNLGSAKTTMLTFGLRSTFRDLYHDF
- a CDS encoding protein O-mannosyl-transferase family, which codes for MQYKRINNLLGWLCFVIASITYILTLEPSVSFWDCGEFISCAYRLQVAHQPGYPLFAMLGKIFSLLSMGDNTKVPFFTNMGSGLASGATIMFLFWSITALAKKMLLDKDEETDQPRILLIMGAGLVGALAFTYTDTFWFSAVETIVFAWSSLCTALVFWAILKWDARADEPGADKWIVMIAYVIGLSIGIHLLNLLTIPAIALVYFLRRSKNITVRSSIVAFLISVFILVFIQYGIRQYTIKFAAYFDLFFVNHLGFGFGSGAIVFFILLLIVIVAGIVYSIRNKKPILNLAFLCIAFIYLGYSSFAYIPIRATANTNLDNTHPDNAFTLNSYLNRDQYGETPLLYGPYYDAKPIDQTQGANIYRKGKTQYEIAGKKLTTIYDHNTILPRIYSTDGQDPQFYKEWLQIPDGKSPDIVDNFKFMFSWQMYQMYWRYFLWNFAGRYNDMDGQSSMFGIDGNWTSGIFDGTRHLPKSIVGGDKSNPLAGITYTPLYFLPLIIGLLGMIYHFNRRRKDALVVTLLWFFTGLAIVIYVNQPTVQPRERDYSYVGSFYAFAIWIGLGVIALAEILRKFLTAQVATIGATTVCLLAGPVLLASKEWKNHDRSTKMTPHDMAYNYLISCPPNAILFTYGDNDTYSLWYDQEVEGIRPDVRIVNLSLFTGDWYIKQMTHKMNESAPLPITMPFEKYEDGVRDVIYYNDAKIPGYVDIKDVFDFISSDDKRTMLEYQSGESANYLPTKKIKMTINPDEIIANGVVPASERNRLTDTLKFTYTSNYVMKDNLAMFDILAHNGWKRPICFTVTVGPENLIGLQPYLYKEGFVYHLIPFKPDTASHDQMEKVNTDVMYNNVVNKFKWGNFKTAKYLDHESTTMFYPVMMTTFLDLTQSLMQAGKLDSARKVLAKYDQEMPDINPFIDVVARKFYLAQAAYNLHDIVMGNKFVTGIDDYLTDQLDYNYYQLQNNSTDLSLRDINISVQLIGGMMEFTKDNHQTALYNKLSAQFKDYQAKFASVLRQQQPQQ